From one Chthonomonadales bacterium genomic stretch:
- a CDS encoding phenylalanine--tRNA ligase subunit beta yields the protein MRLPVEWIREYVAVGADAEALAERLTMAGLEVEETEASEAGAVLNVKVTPNRGDCLSVIGIARELSALHALPLTSPQAPPSSPDLPPVPVDIETPEDCPRYAARLVRGVRPVESPGWMRRRLLAAGMRPIGAIVDVTNYVMLEMGQPLHAFDFDRLRGGRIVVRRARPGEHLTTLDGVQREPGPEQLLICDAERPVAVAGVMGGVETEIGVRTQTMLLESAHFSRLSVRRSARSLGLHTEASYRFERTVDPEGVVAAADRACALIEQIGAGTPDPGVSDVYPMRHVPSTLSVRPARVSAMLGFRVSDARVAETLRRLGFAVEGPSLMVVVPSWRPDVQREIDLVEEVGRVIGYDEVPERLPAGGTTQGGDSAWGRFADRLRDVLVGVGLQEIVSHSLLAPTRLEDPRTGGQRLPIRSALSAELSGLRRSLLPGLVEAAACNARRGQGPLALFEVGAVFHRGDACYEERPRVAALLSGPTAPTAWQREARQASADFYMAAGLVQHLAQRLGVDEVALEPGDDPRLHPGRRARALLGGQALGWVGELHPGVRDDAGLRERTVAFELDAEALMAASDRRGPCRALSPYQAVSRDLAPRVATDLPFARVRAAVEQALSEVVEWWGLTDLFEGTPLPEGTRSLTLSFRLRAPDRTLSEAEVLEQMGRLREALERSCGATFAA from the coding sequence ATGCGACTGCCAGTTGAGTGGATACGCGAGTATGTGGCCGTCGGCGCGGACGCCGAGGCGCTCGCCGAGCGGCTGACGATGGCCGGCCTGGAGGTCGAAGAGACGGAGGCGTCGGAGGCCGGGGCCGTGCTCAACGTGAAGGTGACGCCGAATCGTGGCGACTGCCTGTCGGTGATCGGCATCGCCAGGGAGCTCTCGGCCCTCCATGCCCTGCCGCTGACGTCGCCCCAAGCGCCGCCATCCTCGCCCGACCTTCCGCCCGTCCCGGTGGACATCGAGACGCCCGAGGACTGCCCGCGCTATGCGGCGCGGCTCGTGCGTGGCGTGCGGCCGGTCGAGTCGCCTGGCTGGATGCGGCGCCGCCTGCTGGCGGCGGGAATGCGGCCGATCGGGGCGATCGTGGATGTGACCAACTACGTGATGCTCGAGATGGGCCAGCCGCTGCACGCTTTCGACTTCGACCGCCTGCGCGGCGGCCGTATCGTGGTGCGCCGCGCGCGTCCGGGCGAGCACCTGACGACACTCGATGGGGTGCAGCGCGAGCCCGGCCCCGAGCAACTCCTGATCTGTGACGCGGAGCGACCCGTGGCGGTTGCCGGGGTGATGGGCGGCGTCGAGACCGAGATCGGCGTACGCACGCAGACGATGCTGCTCGAGTCCGCGCACTTCAGCCGCCTCTCCGTGCGGCGCAGCGCGCGATCTCTTGGACTGCATACCGAGGCATCATACCGGTTCGAGCGAACCGTCGACCCCGAGGGCGTCGTTGCCGCCGCCGATCGGGCCTGCGCCCTGATCGAGCAGATCGGCGCCGGGACCCCGGATCCGGGAGTCAGCGACGTCTACCCGATGCGCCACGTGCCCTCCACTCTGAGCGTGCGCCCGGCGCGCGTGAGCGCGATGCTCGGCTTCCGCGTGTCCGACGCTCGCGTGGCCGAGACCTTGCGGCGACTGGGGTTCGCGGTCGAGGGGCCCTCGCTAATGGTGGTTGTGCCCTCCTGGCGGCCGGACGTCCAGCGGGAGATCGACCTCGTCGAGGAGGTCGGGCGGGTGATCGGCTACGACGAGGTGCCGGAGCGGCTCCCGGCGGGCGGCACGACGCAGGGCGGCGACAGCGCCTGGGGGCGTTTCGCGGATCGTCTTCGCGACGTGCTCGTCGGCGTCGGCCTGCAGGAGATCGTGTCGCACAGCCTGCTGGCCCCGACGCGCCTAGAGGACCCGCGCACCGGCGGCCAGCGCCTGCCCATTCGGAGCGCCCTCTCGGCCGAGCTCTCCGGCCTGCGGCGCAGCCTGCTCCCGGGGCTGGTGGAGGCGGCCGCGTGCAACGCCCGGCGCGGGCAGGGGCCACTGGCGCTCTTCGAGGTGGGAGCCGTGTTCCATCGCGGCGACGCGTGCTACGAGGAGCGGCCGCGTGTTGCGGCGCTGCTGAGCGGGCCTACCGCGCCGACCGCCTGGCAGCGCGAGGCCCGCCAGGCGTCGGCCGACTTCTACATGGCGGCAGGCCTCGTGCAGCACCTGGCGCAGCGACTGGGAGTGGATGAGGTCGCGCTGGAGCCTGGCGATGACCCACGTCTGCACCCCGGCCGGCGCGCCCGCGCCCTGCTCGGCGGCCAGGCGCTCGGGTGGGTGGGCGAGCTGCACCCGGGCGTGCGCGACGACGCGGGGCTGCGCGAGCGCACCGTCGCGTTCGAGTTGGACGCAGAGGCCCTGATGGCCGCGTCCGATCGCCGCGGCCCGTGCCGTGCGCTGTCGCCGTACCAGGCGGTCTCGCGCGATCTTGCGCCGCGGGTGGCCACGGACCTGCCGTTCGCTCGGGTTCGCGCGGCGGTGGAGCAGGCGCTGAGTGAGGTGGTGGAGTGGTGGGGCCTCACCGACCTCTTCGAGGGGACGCCGCTGCCGGAGGGCACGCGCAGCCTCACGCTCTCGTTCCGGCTCCGCGCGCCGGATCGAACGCTCAGCGAGGCCGAGGTACTGGAGCAGATGGGGCGGCTGCGCGAGGCGCTGGAGCGCTCCTGTGGCGCGACGTTCGCGGCCTGA
- a CDS encoding glycosyltransferase family 39 protein: MARRSRPEASLPTPATAPAGKAAPPYDRAFAAALAALTLAALAVRLWGIGWGLPGPTRLFSYHPDEGVNLVQGVLDNGVARPHLHLGLYNYGGLFFYLWQAGVAVNGAYGLVSLPDALHPAQASPNSIAAMVMVGRLLSALLGALTALLTGIVGARLYGRRVGIGAAAFVAAAPLLVVHSHFATVDIPATFFTTAALATGIRLLEVRDARWCLAAGFLCGLAAATKYTAVVVLAAPLTALVLPLARRAERATPSPSARVPGVLAAVALVLAAAAAGFAFGCPGALLDWPAFVRDASFEARKSAQGMGLLFVGTGNGWLYHLRSSLRYGLGAPLLALSLGGVAWAVVRRARGDIYLAAFAAPYYLLIGYANVRFMRYVAPLCPVLAILAARVLLGADWRLRRSRRWMVVAAALFAGATLFISLALDAVMAAEDPRDRARAYILDRAPAGTSIALASTPWFWTPPLAPEFTAPSPAARRRAALESRQYRFRLPAEGAEWDERVFEPTPPDLVLLSDLETQSAMRLHYPPAMRFADHLNPGYRATVWENVPSLLGISIGKPPNLPIDLLYICPRVTLYARDQ, from the coding sequence GTGGCGCGACGTTCGCGGCCTGAGGCCTCCTTACCGACCCCGGCCACCGCGCCTGCCGGCAAGGCGGCGCCACCGTACGACCGTGCGTTCGCGGCCGCCCTCGCCGCACTGACGCTGGCCGCGCTGGCCGTTCGGCTCTGGGGCATCGGCTGGGGCCTCCCCGGGCCGACGCGCCTCTTCAGCTACCATCCGGACGAGGGCGTGAACCTGGTTCAGGGTGTGCTCGACAACGGCGTCGCACGCCCGCACCTGCACCTCGGGCTCTACAACTACGGCGGTCTCTTTTTCTACCTCTGGCAGGCCGGCGTCGCCGTGAACGGCGCTTACGGGCTCGTCAGCCTTCCCGATGCGCTGCACCCGGCGCAGGCTTCGCCGAACAGCATCGCGGCGATGGTGATGGTGGGCCGGCTCCTGTCGGCCCTCCTGGGCGCATTGACCGCCCTGCTGACCGGCATCGTCGGGGCGCGGCTCTATGGCCGCCGCGTGGGCATCGGGGCCGCCGCGTTTGTTGCCGCAGCCCCGCTGCTCGTCGTTCACAGCCACTTCGCAACCGTCGACATTCCGGCGACGTTCTTCACAACGGCGGCGCTCGCGACCGGAATCCGCTTGCTAGAGGTGCGCGACGCGCGGTGGTGCCTTGCGGCCGGGTTCCTGTGCGGGCTGGCGGCGGCCACCAAGTACACGGCCGTCGTCGTGCTCGCAGCGCCGTTGACGGCCCTTGTGCTTCCGCTGGCACGGCGCGCCGAGCGCGCGACGCCCTCGCCCTCGGCCCGGGTGCCCGGCGTGCTCGCAGCAGTGGCGCTCGTGCTGGCCGCGGCCGCGGCGGGCTTTGCCTTTGGGTGCCCGGGCGCGCTGCTGGACTGGCCCGCGTTCGTGCGCGATGCCTCGTTCGAGGCGCGCAAGTCGGCGCAAGGCATGGGCCTGCTGTTCGTGGGAACGGGCAACGGCTGGCTCTACCATCTCCGGTCATCGCTGCGTTACGGCCTGGGCGCGCCGCTCCTGGCGCTTTCGCTCGGCGGTGTGGCCTGGGCGGTGGTGCGTCGCGCGCGCGGCGACATCTACCTTGCCGCATTCGCGGCGCCCTACTACCTTCTGATCGGCTACGCGAACGTGCGCTTCATGCGTTACGTCGCGCCGCTCTGCCCGGTGCTCGCGATCCTGGCGGCCCGCGTGCTTCTGGGCGCGGACTGGCGTCTGCGCCGGTCGCGGCGTTGGATGGTCGTCGCGGCGGCGCTCTTCGCCGGCGCCACTCTCTTTATCTCGCTCGCGTTGGATGCCGTGATGGCCGCCGAGGATCCCCGCGATCGGGCCCGGGCGTACATACTCGACCGCGCGCCGGCCGGAACGAGCATCGCGCTGGCGAGCACTCCCTGGTTCTGGACGCCGCCGCTCGCTCCGGAGTTCACGGCGCCCAGTCCGGCCGCGCGGCGCAGGGCCGCCCTGGAGTCGCGCCAGTACCGCTTCCGCCTGCCCGCGGAGGGCGCCGAGTGGGACGAGCGCGTGTTCGAGCCTACCCCGCCCGACCTCGTGCTGCTCTCCGATCTGGAGACTCAGAGTGCCATGCGCCTGCACTACCCGCCCGCGATGCGGTTTGCGGACCACCTGAACCCTGGCTATCGCGCCACCGTATGGGAGAACGTGCCCTCGCTACTCGGCATCTCCATCGGCAAGCCGCCGAACCTGCCCATTGACCTGCTCTACATCTGCCCGCGCGTGACGCTCTACGCGCGTGATCAGTGA
- a CDS encoding tyrosine recombinase XerD, translated as MQDAAGRFVEYLVAERGLSANTVAAYRRDVAQFAAHLGSSASNLGALTPGALTGFLDALRRRGQADTSVARKLSAIRVFARFLCAEGLLSDDFSEGLEEHRVPRRLPRPLSVARMRRLLDAPDVRRPDELRDRAIYELMYGSGLRVSEVVGLRVRDVDLEAGLVLCRGKGSRERLVPLGRAASLWVLRQIGRIAPRGAPAPGASLFPGPRGAPVSRHHVWRMLRAHARRAGIEQRVTPHTLRHSFATHMLGGGADLRAIQRMLGHASITTTEIYTHVDMEHLKRVYRAAHPRA; from the coding sequence GTGCAGGACGCGGCGGGGCGCTTCGTGGAGTATCTGGTGGCGGAGCGCGGCCTGAGCGCCAACACGGTGGCGGCATATCGTCGCGACGTCGCGCAGTTTGCGGCGCACCTGGGCAGCTCGGCGAGCAACCTGGGCGCTCTGACTCCGGGAGCGCTCACGGGGTTCCTGGACGCTCTCCGGCGGCGCGGGCAGGCCGACACGAGCGTTGCGCGCAAGCTCTCGGCGATACGCGTCTTCGCCCGGTTCCTCTGCGCCGAGGGCCTGCTGTCCGACGACTTCTCGGAGGGCCTCGAGGAGCACCGCGTGCCGCGCCGCCTGCCCAGGCCGCTCTCCGTGGCGCGTATGCGGCGGCTGCTGGACGCACCGGACGTGCGGCGACCCGACGAGCTGCGCGACCGCGCCATCTACGAGCTGATGTACGGCAGCGGCCTGCGCGTCTCGGAGGTCGTGGGACTGCGCGTGCGCGACGTGGACCTGGAGGCCGGGCTGGTGCTTTGCCGGGGTAAGGGGTCCAGGGAGCGGCTCGTGCCTCTCGGCCGGGCAGCGTCGCTCTGGGTCCTGCGGCAGATCGGGCGGATCGCCCCGCGCGGCGCGCCGGCGCCGGGGGCGTCGCTCTTTCCCGGGCCTCGCGGCGCCCCCGTGTCGCGGCACCACGTCTGGCGGATGCTCAGGGCCCACGCGCGGCGCGCGGGCATCGAGCAGCGGGTCACGCCGCACACCTTGCGCCATTCGTTCGCCACGCACATGCTGGGCGGCGGGGCCGACCTGCGCGCGATCCAGCGGATGCTGGGCCACGCGAGCATCACGACCACGGAGATCTACACGCACGTCGACATGGAGCATCTGAAGCGAGTGTATCGCGCGGCGCACCCGCGCGCGTAG
- a CDS encoding phosphopentomutase → MAIERVIVVVLDGVGMGELPDAPDYGDAGSDTLVHAAAAVGGLRLPCMERLGLGRIRPIAGVAAVPAPLGAGGRMRERSPGKDSVTGHWEMAGVVLERPFPTYPTGFPREVVEAFEVIAGVPALGNEPASGTEIIARLGAEHLRTARPILYTSSDSVFQVAAHEGVIPLGRLHAMCAAARRMLTGDHAVGRVIARPFVGEPGTFRRTVGRRDFPLDPPPNMLDELVAAGVTVHAIGRISEFFNGRAILSSDATTDNAGHMAALRRAVERRGAGLVWANLEDFDMLFGHRNDAVGFARALEAFDALLPTVLQAMQEPDLLILTSDHGNDPTTPSTDHSREHALLLAYSPSLPSGVDLGDRDTMADIAATVRAVFGLAPGGHGASFLQALTAGPA, encoded by the coding sequence ATGGCGATCGAGCGGGTCATTGTCGTGGTGCTGGACGGCGTGGGGATGGGCGAGCTCCCGGACGCGCCCGACTACGGCGACGCCGGCAGCGACACGCTGGTTCACGCCGCGGCTGCCGTGGGCGGCCTGCGACTGCCCTGTATGGAGCGGCTCGGGCTCGGCCGCATCCGGCCGATTGCGGGCGTAGCGGCCGTGCCCGCGCCGCTGGGAGCGGGCGGACGCATGCGGGAGCGCTCGCCCGGCAAGGACAGCGTGACCGGCCACTGGGAGATGGCGGGCGTGGTGCTGGAGCGCCCGTTCCCGACGTACCCGACGGGGTTCCCGCGCGAGGTCGTCGAGGCGTTCGAGGTCATCGCGGGCGTGCCCGCCCTTGGCAACGAGCCTGCGTCTGGCACCGAGATCATCGCCAGGCTGGGCGCCGAGCACCTTCGTACCGCCCGGCCCATCCTCTATACCTCCTCCGACAGCGTGTTCCAGGTCGCGGCGCACGAGGGGGTGATCCCTCTCGGCCGGCTCCACGCCATGTGCGCGGCCGCTCGCCGGATGCTCACGGGCGACCACGCGGTAGGCCGGGTGATCGCGCGGCCGTTCGTGGGCGAGCCCGGCACGTTTCGCCGCACCGTGGGGCGCCGCGACTTCCCGCTCGACCCGCCGCCGAACATGCTGGATGAGCTCGTCGCGGCGGGCGTGACGGTCCACGCCATCGGCAGGATCAGCGAGTTCTTCAACGGCAGGGCGATCCTCTCGTCCGACGCCACGACGGACAACGCGGGCCACATGGCGGCACTGCGGCGCGCCGTGGAGCGCCGGGGCGCCGGGTTGGTGTGGGCGAACCTTGAGGACTTCGATATGCTCTTCGGCCACCGCAACGACGCCGTTGGCTTCGCGCGCGCTCTCGAGGCGTTCGACGCGCTGTTGCCCACGGTTCTACAAGCAATGCAGGAACCCGATCTTCTGATCCTCACGAGCGACCACGGCAACGACCCGACGACGCCCTCTACCGACCACAGCCGTGAGCACGCGCTCCTTCTGGCCTACTCGCCGTCGTTGCCGAGCGGCGTCGACCTGGGCGACCGCGACACGATGGCGGACATCGCCGCGACGGTTCGCGCCGTGTTCGGGCTGGCGCCTGGAGGCCACGGCGCCAGCTTTCTGCAGGCTCTGACCGCGGGGCCGGCATGA
- a CDS encoding thymidine phosphorylase, whose amino-acid sequence MHPLEIIAAKRDGREHTEGQIRALVSAVADGSMPDYQVAAWLMAARIRGLTHAETLALTLAMRDSGARLDLRALPGVKVDKHSTGGVGDKTTLVVVPILAAAGVPVLKMSGRGLGHTGGTLDKLEAVPGLRTDLTSDAAIDQVRRVGAAIVGQSAELAPADGRLYALRDVTATVDSTPLIAASIMSKKLAAGADALVLDVKAGRGAFMPDEPSARRLARAMVAIGASAGMRVAAAVTAMEEPLGRAVGNALEVAEACAVLTGAGDADDRLVDLCVRLAAEGLRLGGAATTEAAAMALARRLLEGGQAAERLMALLAAQGGDSHVVERPDLLPRALERATARAASAGVVARVDAREVGRVAGLLGAGRARMGDAIDPAAGVLLLRRAGDAVARGEPLAEALGGSAERVREAALRLRSAYALGEPAPRRGIVLGWVRRAGRRAYTTARVARVDGAGARML is encoded by the coding sequence GTGCACCCGCTGGAGATCATCGCAGCCAAGCGCGACGGCCGCGAGCACACGGAAGGGCAGATTCGGGCTCTCGTCTCCGCCGTCGCCGACGGCTCGATGCCCGACTACCAGGTGGCCGCCTGGCTCATGGCGGCGCGCATCCGCGGCCTGACGCACGCCGAGACGCTCGCCCTCACGCTCGCCATGCGCGACTCTGGCGCGCGGCTGGATCTGCGCGCGCTGCCCGGCGTGAAGGTGGACAAGCACAGCACCGGCGGCGTAGGAGACAAGACGACACTCGTGGTGGTGCCCATTCTGGCCGCGGCCGGCGTGCCCGTGCTCAAGATGTCCGGCCGGGGCCTGGGCCACACGGGCGGCACGCTGGATAAGCTGGAGGCGGTGCCCGGGCTCCGCACCGACCTCACGTCGGACGCGGCCATCGACCAGGTGCGCCGCGTGGGCGCGGCCATCGTCGGCCAGTCGGCGGAGCTTGCACCGGCGGACGGACGGCTCTACGCCCTGCGCGACGTGACGGCGACCGTCGACTCGACGCCGCTGATCGCCGCCAGCATCATGTCGAAGAAGCTGGCGGCGGGGGCCGACGCCCTCGTTCTTGATGTGAAGGCGGGCCGCGGCGCGTTCATGCCGGACGAGCCCTCCGCGCGCAGGCTGGCGCGCGCGATGGTCGCGATCGGCGCGTCGGCCGGCATGCGCGTCGCGGCGGCTGTCACCGCGATGGAGGAGCCCCTCGGCCGGGCGGTCGGCAACGCGCTGGAGGTGGCGGAGGCGTGCGCGGTGCTGACGGGGGCGGGCGACGCCGACGACCGGCTCGTCGATCTCTGTGTGCGGTTGGCCGCGGAGGGGTTGCGCCTCGGCGGCGCCGCGACCACCGAAGCGGCGGCCATGGCGCTCGCCCGGCGGCTACTCGAAGGCGGGCAGGCCGCCGAGCGGCTGATGGCGCTGCTGGCGGCGCAGGGCGGCGACTCGCACGTCGTGGAGCGGCCAGACCTGTTGCCACGCGCGCTGGAGCGAGCCACCGCCCGTGCGGCGAGCGCCGGCGTGGTCGCGCGCGTGGACGCGCGGGAGGTGGGCCGCGTGGCTGGCCTGCTGGGCGCCGGGCGCGCGCGCATGGGCGACGCGATCGACCCGGCCGCCGGCGTCCTTCTGCTGCGCCGGGCCGGAGATGCGGTGGCGCGGGGCGAGCCGCTCGCCGAGGCGCTGGGTGGTTCCGCGGAGCGCGTGCGCGAGGCCGCGCTCCGGCTGCGGTCGGCCTACGCGCTCGGCGAGCCGGCGCCCCGCCGCGGCATCGTGCTGGGCTGGGTCCGCAGGGCCGGTCGTCGTGCGTACACTACCGCGCGTGTGGCGCGCGTTGACGGTGCGGGTGCCCGTATGTTATAG
- the radC gene encoding DNA repair protein RadC, giving the protein MERYSVAIKELPSEDRPRERLLSYGPQALSLAELLAIVLRTGTRERSALSLGEALIAEHRGLGGLARASVHDLATLKGVGIVKAIQVAACVELGKRLAATCDEERPVIRSPQDAARLVMPDLRFERQECFHTVLLDTKGRVMRQQTVTIGSLDASIVHPREVFAGAVAARAASLLVAHNHPSGDPTPSAEDRAVTTRLVEAGHILGIELVDHLVIGDGRWTSMKQQGLM; this is encoded by the coding sequence ATCGAGCGCTACAGCGTCGCGATCAAGGAGCTTCCGAGCGAGGACCGGCCCCGCGAACGCCTCCTGAGCTACGGACCCCAGGCGCTCTCTCTCGCCGAGTTGCTGGCGATCGTGCTGCGCACCGGCACGCGCGAGCGCAGCGCACTCTCCCTCGGGGAGGCGCTGATCGCCGAGCACCGCGGGTTGGGCGGCCTTGCGCGCGCCTCCGTCCATGACCTGGCCACTCTCAAGGGCGTGGGAATCGTCAAGGCGATCCAGGTGGCAGCCTGCGTCGAGCTCGGCAAGCGTCTCGCGGCCACCTGCGACGAGGAGCGGCCGGTGATCCGTTCGCCGCAGGATGCCGCCCGCCTCGTGATGCCAGATCTGCGGTTCGAGCGGCAGGAGTGCTTCCACACCGTTCTCCTGGACACGAAGGGGCGCGTGATGCGGCAGCAGACGGTGACCATCGGTAGTCTGGATGCGAGCATCGTGCACCCGCGCGAGGTGTTCGCCGGGGCCGTCGCGGCGCGCGCCGCCAGCCTGCTGGTCGCTCACAACCACCCCAGCGGCGACCCGACGCCCAGCGCGGAGGACCGCGCCGTCACCACGCGGCTGGTCGAGGCGGGCCACATTCTGGGGATCGAGTTGGTGGACCACCTGGTGATCGGAGATGGACGATGGACGAGCATGAAGCAGCAGGGCCTGATGTGA
- a CDS encoding haloacid dehalogenase: MAGRPGSEAIGETAARLRARLEELNRAREAALRECRETIRSSAVAIRAVHRLDNVAADARLGDARRSVDNVKRLLAAHPSLYYAGYVHDAQKEYVEAEAVRAIVSGAPVPEPEELGVEAAAYLNGLAEAGSECRRYVLDRLRGGEVAGADRVLQAMDDIYYELITFDFPDAITGGLRRTTDAFRAVLERTRGDLTLTLQQQALREALEEHRSRR; this comes from the coding sequence ATGGCGGGGCGCCCGGGCTCCGAGGCGATCGGCGAGACCGCGGCGCGCTTGCGCGCCCGGCTGGAGGAGTTGAACCGGGCGCGCGAGGCCGCGCTGCGCGAGTGCCGCGAGACCATCCGGTCATCCGCCGTGGCCATCCGGGCCGTGCACCGACTCGACAACGTTGCCGCCGACGCGCGTCTGGGCGACGCGCGCCGCAGCGTCGACAACGTCAAGCGGCTCCTGGCGGCCCATCCGAGCCTCTACTACGCCGGCTACGTGCACGACGCCCAGAAGGAGTATGTGGAGGCCGAGGCGGTGCGCGCGATCGTGTCGGGCGCGCCGGTGCCCGAGCCCGAGGAGCTGGGTGTCGAGGCGGCGGCCTATCTCAATGGCTTGGCCGAGGCCGGCAGCGAGTGCCGGCGCTACGTGCTCGATCGACTTCGAGGTGGCGAGGTCGCCGGCGCCGACCGCGTGCTCCAGGCGATGGACGACATCTATTACGAGCTGATCACCTTCGATTTCCCCGACGCGATCACCGGCGGGCTGCGGCGCACGACGGACGCGTTCCGCGCTGTCCTCGAGCGCACCCGCGGCGACCTGACGCTCACGCTGCAGCAGCAGGCCCTGCGCGAGGCCCTGGAGGAACACCGCTCGCGCCGCTAG
- a CDS encoding glycosyltransferase family 39 protein produces the protein MPYTVPVSSVPLLQDPPFVLALFVLAAALGRRILLLVGARPERAPALEWGVLCAGVGLGAIQAVPFALGALGVLTPTGVWLALGLLAVALAHDAAAVARGVLLAARRRLRRRAPAWAVATACILAVPIGVALLQALCPPTAQDALGYHLTAPKRWLQAESLRYLPAIPHTNSPLGVEMLYTITLAVWSDTAAALIHFAFGTLSMCALYALGRRLRGPAAGVAAAAAFALGVPRLWALPSFIVAYVDLAVVFETLCACLAWLHLRRDGDRGWLWCAGLCAGFAGSFKLTAAPLGVVLALLTAAVRLRASEPPSAAFREAVGLLGISLLPILPWLGRAWVLTGNPVWPMLSGLFPTRDWSPEADAAYSAYFRYYNWGVRGADALPLTARRALLAGAALVTAAATALAVRVLSRPGERWLALLAGTMGIAGMAGTGLYLRLLMPWTTLAILLVAIAATRALARVPGAGVVALALLAVNAAVYVRGAGLPATAQAAVGAMDRHGFLGAAMPLTALWDYVNARLEPGARLLYAAPGGTYYSDRYCFMTDPYLQHRVRLDRWPAFVASMRRDGIRYAVLPEVAQDLERPGPPYAPARNEVRFVRRLVRAGGRRLTAVDRLGLYRIERWPAPSEAAGGSAPEGAAP, from the coding sequence ATGCCCTACACCGTCCCCGTAAGCTCTGTGCCCCTGCTCCAGGACCCTCCTTTCGTCCTGGCGCTCTTCGTGCTCGCCGCTGCTCTCGGCCGCCGTATCCTGCTGCTCGTCGGCGCGCGTCCGGAGCGCGCGCCCGCCCTCGAATGGGGTGTCCTCTGCGCCGGGGTCGGCCTTGGCGCGATCCAGGCGGTGCCCTTCGCCCTGGGCGCCCTGGGCGTGCTCACCCCGACTGGCGTCTGGCTGGCGCTCGGTCTCCTGGCGGTGGCGCTCGCGCACGATGCGGCCGCGGTGGCCCGTGGCGTCCTGCTGGCCGCGCGACGCCGGTTGCGACGCCGCGCGCCGGCCTGGGCCGTCGCCACCGCCTGCATCCTGGCGGTACCGATCGGGGTGGCGCTGCTGCAAGCGCTCTGCCCGCCCACGGCGCAGGACGCTCTCGGGTACCACCTGACGGCGCCGAAGCGCTGGCTGCAAGCGGAGAGCCTGCGCTACCTGCCGGCGATCCCGCATACGAACTCCCCGCTCGGCGTCGAGATGCTCTACACGATCACGCTGGCTGTCTGGAGCGACACGGCGGCCGCGCTGATCCACTTCGCCTTCGGCACGCTGTCGATGTGCGCGCTCTACGCGCTGGGCCGACGCCTGCGGGGCCCGGCCGCCGGCGTCGCGGCAGCGGCGGCGTTCGCGCTCGGCGTGCCCCGTCTCTGGGCGCTGCCGAGCTTCATCGTGGCCTATGTCGACCTGGCGGTCGTGTTCGAAACGCTCTGCGCGTGCCTGGCATGGCTGCATCTGCGCCGCGACGGCGATCGCGGCTGGCTGTGGTGCGCGGGCCTGTGCGCGGGCTTCGCCGGCTCGTTCAAGCTTACGGCCGCGCCGCTCGGCGTCGTGCTCGCCCTGCTGACCGCGGCGGTTCGCCTGCGCGCGTCTGAGCCGCCGAGCGCCGCCTTCCGCGAGGCCGTCGGACTGCTGGGCATCTCGCTGCTGCCGATCCTTCCCTGGCTGGGCCGGGCGTGGGTGCTCACGGGCAACCCGGTCTGGCCGATGCTCTCCGGCCTGTTCCCAACGCGCGATTGGTCGCCGGAGGCGGACGCGGCCTACAGTGCCTACTTCCGTTACTACAACTGGGGTGTGCGCGGCGCCGACGCGCTTCCACTGACGGCGCGCCGCGCGCTCCTGGCCGGCGCTGCGCTGGTGACCGCGGCGGCCACGGCGCTCGCCGTCCGGGTGCTGTCTCGGCCCGGTGAGCGCTGGCTGGCGCTGCTCGCAGGCACGATGGGGATCGCCGGCATGGCGGGAACGGGCCTCTACCTGCGGCTGCTGATGCCGTGGACCACGCTGGCCATCCTTCTGGTCGCTATCGCGGCGACGCGGGCGCTGGCGCGCGTGCCTGGCGCGGGGGTCGTTGCCCTGGCGCTGTTGGCCGTGAACGCGGCCGTCTATGTCCGGGGCGCTGGGCTGCCGGCGACGGCGCAGGCGGCTGTCGGCGCGATGGACAGGCACGGCTTTCTCGGAGCCGCCATGCCGCTCACCGCCCTCTGGGACTACGTCAACGCGCGCCTGGAGCCCGGCGCTCGGCTTCTCTACGCCGCTCCCGGGGGCACCTACTACAGCGATCGCTACTGCTTCATGACCGACCCGTACCTCCAGCATCGCGTTCGGCTCGACAGGTGGCCGGCCTTCGTGGCGAGCATGCGCCGGGACGGCATCCGGTACGCCGTTCTGCCCGAGGTGGCCCAGGACCTGGAGCGACCCGGCCCGCCCTACGCCCCCGCGCGCAACGAGGTGCGCTTCGTGCGGCGGCTCGTGCGGGCGGGCGGCCGGAGGCTGACTGCAGTGGACAGGCTTGGCCTGTACCGTATTGAGCGGTGGCCCGCGCCCTCGGAGGCCGCTGGAGGCAGCGCGCCGGAAGGGGCGGCGCCGTGA